In the Alteromonas sp. M12 genome, one interval contains:
- the rfbC gene encoding dTDP-4-dehydrorhamnose 3,5-epimerase → MKVVETSIPDLKIIEPKVFGDERGFFMETYREDWFKENVANVDFVQDNHSKSKYGILRGLHYQLEHTQGKLVRVTSGEVYDVAIDMRRSSPTFGECFGMLLSEENKKQLWIPAGFAHGFYVTSEFAEFCYRCTDYYHPESEVSIRYDDATIGIDWPIGNGKKPTLSAKDEEGVDFKSAPSFT, encoded by the coding sequence ATGAAAGTAGTAGAAACCAGTATCCCCGATCTGAAAATTATTGAACCTAAAGTATTTGGGGATGAACGTGGTTTTTTCATGGAAACCTATAGAGAAGATTGGTTTAAAGAAAATGTAGCTAATGTCGACTTTGTGCAAGATAACCATAGTAAATCAAAATACGGTATTCTGCGTGGCCTGCATTATCAACTTGAGCATACACAAGGCAAGTTAGTGCGTGTGACGAGCGGAGAAGTTTATGATGTCGCTATAGATATGCGTAGATCATCTCCTACATTTGGTGAATGTTTCGGAATGCTATTATCCGAAGAAAATAAAAAGCAACTATGGATACCAGCTGGCTTTGCACATGGATTTTATGTGACCTCAGAATTTGCGGAATTTTGCTACCGTTGTACAGATTATTATCATCCAGAAAGTGAAGTGTCAATCCGCTACGATGATGCGACTATTGGTATCGATTGGCCCATAGGTAATGGTAAAAAACCAACGTTATCTGCAAAAGATGAAGAAGGGGTAGATTTCAAATCTGCTCCTAGCTTTACTTAA
- the rfbA gene encoding glucose-1-phosphate thymidylyltransferase RfbA translates to MRKGIILAGGTGTRLHPLTSVISKQLMPVYDKPMIYYPISTLMLAGIKDILIIATPEELPRFESLLGTGEAWGLHFSYVAQPSPDGLVQAFLLGEEFIGNDHCALVLGDNLYYGNDLQLSLSNANRHESGATVFGYHVQDPERYGVVDFDDNWKALSIEEKPKKPKSNYAVTGLYFYDNQVVELAKQVKPSKRGELEITDLNNLYLEQGNLRVELMGRGSAWLDTGTIDSLLDASNFIAAIEKRQGLKICCPEEIAYRKGFIDAAQLKKLAKPLIKSGYGKYLSKLLTEKVRY, encoded by the coding sequence ATGCGTAAAGGAATCATTTTAGCTGGAGGTACTGGTACAAGGCTCCACCCTTTAACTTCAGTTATTAGTAAGCAGCTTATGCCTGTTTACGATAAACCAATGATTTACTACCCTATTTCTACTTTAATGTTAGCGGGTATCAAAGATATTCTAATTATTGCCACACCAGAAGAGCTACCTCGATTCGAATCCCTATTAGGAACCGGCGAAGCTTGGGGACTTCATTTTAGTTACGTAGCCCAACCATCTCCTGATGGGCTTGTCCAAGCATTTTTATTAGGTGAAGAGTTTATAGGTAATGATCATTGCGCTTTAGTTCTTGGCGATAATTTGTACTATGGGAATGATCTTCAACTGTCATTAAGTAATGCAAATCGCCATGAGTCTGGTGCTACTGTATTTGGCTATCATGTACAAGATCCTGAACGTTATGGTGTTGTAGATTTTGATGACAATTGGAAGGCACTTTCAATTGAAGAAAAGCCTAAGAAGCCAAAATCGAATTATGCAGTAACAGGTTTGTATTTTTACGATAATCAAGTAGTTGAGCTTGCTAAACAGGTGAAGCCTTCAAAACGTGGAGAATTGGAAATCACAGATCTAAATAACCTATATTTAGAACAAGGAAATTTGCGTGTTGAGTTAATGGGCCGAGGGTCTGCATGGTTAGATACGGGCACCATTGACAGCTTATTAGATGCTTCAAACTTTATTGCCGCAATAGAAAAACGACAAGGACTAAAGATTTGTTGCCCAGAGGAAATTGCCTATCGCAAAGGGTTTATTGATGCTGCTCAACTTAAAAAATTAGCTAAGCCACTGATTAAAAGTGGCTATGGAAAGTACTTATCCAAACTGTTAACTGAAAAAGTCAGATATTAA
- a CDS encoding lipopolysaccharide biosynthesis protein — protein MTKQAQIELEKRFNELKGSYTAVQWSDASFLLARVEELEGNDIALAFRLMQRVKNLNPNEANQAKLAELRKQTFQKTPELATLSSTESNTKDKFLDNAKNVKERVVIGLKHPRMEKLKRPFVIFVLLPFLLFTFYQVFIASPRFESQAKLIVKEPDGMATLDPTMAIMSGFGVGTASLDTEIVKAFVYSNDMLMYLEDTLKISEHYSDSKNDFFSRLESDASRERFLKYYLSKVLVEVDEKSQVINIFVQAFDADFSYLVSSTIVERAEWFINEIGHNLAKEQLKFVKLEHQLVETRLQKAKTELLAFQRRHNLLDPEAEGIAFQQITYQLEGEVASKRTELNALRNSMSENAPMVIQAKSQLNSLLEQLEQERARLTTEKPGNNSLPEEERNLSVSQVVSKFSDFKINMELALQAYTSSQVSLEKSRIEAYRQLKYLVTVESPTQPEEAKYPEVFYNISLFLAVILMLFGIVRIIIATVEDLR, from the coding sequence ATGACTAAACAAGCCCAAATAGAATTAGAAAAACGGTTTAACGAATTAAAAGGTTCGTATACTGCAGTGCAGTGGTCTGATGCTAGTTTTTTGCTTGCTCGCGTAGAAGAATTGGAAGGAAATGATATTGCTTTGGCTTTTCGATTGATGCAAAGAGTGAAAAACCTAAACCCTAATGAAGCTAATCAAGCAAAGCTAGCCGAATTGAGAAAGCAAACTTTTCAAAAAACTCCTGAGTTAGCAACTTTGTCATCTACTGAATCAAACACGAAAGATAAATTTTTAGACAATGCCAAGAATGTAAAAGAACGGGTTGTTATTGGGTTGAAGCACCCTAGAATGGAGAAGCTTAAACGTCCGTTTGTGATCTTCGTTCTTTTGCCATTTTTACTGTTTACCTTTTATCAGGTTTTTATAGCGAGTCCGCGCTTTGAAAGTCAAGCTAAGTTGATCGTAAAAGAGCCTGACGGCATGGCGACGTTAGACCCTACTATGGCTATTATGTCTGGCTTTGGTGTTGGGACAGCAAGTTTAGACACTGAAATTGTGAAAGCATTTGTTTATTCGAATGACATGTTGATGTATTTGGAAGATACGTTAAAAATTAGCGAGCATTATAGTGATAGCAAAAATGACTTTTTTAGTCGTTTGGAAAGTGATGCAAGTAGAGAGCGCTTTTTAAAGTACTATTTAAGTAAAGTACTAGTAGAGGTGGATGAAAAGTCTCAAGTTATTAATATTTTTGTACAGGCTTTTGATGCTGACTTTTCATATTTAGTTAGTTCAACTATTGTTGAGCGGGCTGAATGGTTTATCAATGAGATAGGTCATAATTTAGCAAAGGAGCAATTGAAGTTTGTTAAGTTAGAACATCAATTAGTTGAAACAAGGTTACAAAAAGCCAAAACTGAATTACTCGCTTTTCAGCGCCGACATAACCTACTTGATCCTGAAGCTGAAGGTATTGCGTTCCAACAGATTACATACCAATTAGAAGGAGAGGTGGCGTCTAAACGCACTGAACTCAATGCGCTTAGAAATAGTATGAGTGAGAATGCACCTATGGTAATTCAGGCTAAATCTCAGCTAAATAGTTTGTTAGAACAATTAGAGCAAGAACGGGCTAGATTAACTACTGAAAAACCAGGTAACAACAGTTTGCCTGAGGAAGAACGTAACTTAAGTGTGTCTCAAGTCGTATCTAAATTTAGTGATTTTAAAATCAATATGGAACTTGCACTGCAAGCATATACGTCATCTCAAGTGTCACTAGAAAAGTCTCGTATTGAAGCCTATCGACAACTGAAATACTTAGTAACAGTAGAATCACCCACTCAGCCTGAAGAAGCGAAATACCCAGAAGTATTTTACAATATAAGTTTGTTTTTAGCTGTTATTCTGATGCTATTTGGTATCGTTCGCATAATAATCGCAACAGTTGAAGACTTGCGCTAA
- a CDS encoding ABC transporter ATP-binding protein — translation MIRLDSITKYYPSKLGKQYVFKDLNFEIPSGHNIGILGSNGAGKSTLFRLLAGSEYPNKGRVITDLSLSWPVALSSGIHPQMTGRENTRFIGKVNGIADLDKYEKRVSAFAELGKKFELPVSSYSSGMKPRLAFACSIAIDFDVYLIDEVTSVGDAKFRRKAKEALLERSEKANVIMVSHEMDEIRQFCDSAIVLHKGELTFYNDLEQGIEQYQAL, via the coding sequence ATGATTCGCTTAGACAGTATTACAAAATACTACCCTTCAAAGTTAGGTAAACAGTACGTATTTAAGGACCTAAATTTTGAAATCCCTTCTGGACATAATATCGGTATTTTGGGCTCTAATGGTGCTGGTAAATCTACTCTTTTTAGGCTGCTTGCAGGCAGTGAATATCCCAATAAAGGTCGAGTTATAACCGATTTGAGTTTATCTTGGCCAGTAGCACTGAGTTCGGGAATTCACCCACAAATGACCGGTAGAGAGAACACACGTTTCATAGGAAAGGTGAATGGCATTGCTGATTTAGATAAATACGAAAAAAGAGTAAGCGCGTTCGCCGAACTAGGTAAGAAGTTTGAATTGCCAGTTAGTAGCTATTCAAGTGGAATGAAACCCAGACTAGCTTTTGCATGTTCGATTGCCATTGATTTTGATGTTTATCTTATTGATGAAGTCACTTCAGTAGGAGATGCAAAATTTAGACGTAAAGCGAAAGAAGCGCTGTTAGAGCGAAGTGAAAAGGCCAATGTCATCATGGTCAGCCATGAAATGGATGAAATTAGACAATTTTGTGACAGCGCAATCGTACTGCACAAAGGTGAATTAACGTTTTACAATGATCTCGAGCAAGGGATCGAACAATATCAGGCACTATAA
- a CDS encoding ABC transporter permease has translation MTTVIKRNKWEIWRDVIFALFAREIRTGFNDKFGLSWAVISPVVFIFVLAFLRGRLGGGETHTMPTFTFMAIGILFIQSFLGTLASTARAIKQNKALYAFRQVQPISAVLAGGLFQILIKMFVTIGIVIVMYFMGMDLQMSDPLLFLSCFFLLTVFAMAIGLVFGVAELFVKEVSRIRELATRPMFFISGVFFSLQDFPKEYWHFLNWNPVLQAIELTRYSVYTTYGQEGVSFGYLAGIVLVFTFFALAMYQITWKQAISR, from the coding sequence ATGACAACAGTTATTAAACGCAACAAATGGGAAATATGGCGAGACGTCATATTCGCCCTATTTGCCCGCGAAATACGCACGGGGTTTAATGATAAGTTTGGTTTGAGTTGGGCGGTTATAAGTCCTGTTGTTTTTATATTCGTACTGGCGTTTTTACGTGGCCGATTGGGGGGGGGCGAAACACATACTATGCCCACCTTTACCTTTATGGCTATTGGCATATTATTTATTCAGAGTTTTTTAGGAACACTTGCAAGCACAGCTAGAGCAATTAAGCAAAACAAAGCACTCTACGCATTTAGGCAAGTTCAACCTATTAGTGCTGTTTTGGCTGGTGGATTATTTCAAATACTTATTAAAATGTTTGTAACAATTGGTATTGTTATTGTGATGTATTTTATGGGGATGGATTTACAAATGTCAGACCCACTTCTATTTTTATCTTGTTTTTTTCTTTTGACCGTTTTCGCTATGGCAATTGGCTTAGTGTTTGGTGTTGCTGAGTTATTTGTAAAAGAGGTCAGCAGAATAAGAGAATTGGCAACCCGCCCAATGTTTTTTATCTCTGGTGTATTTTTTTCATTACAAGACTTCCCAAAAGAGTATTGGCACTTTCTAAATTGGAATCCAGTATTACAGGCTATCGAGTTGACTCGTTATTCTGTCTACACTACTTATGGCCAAGAGGGCGTTAGCTTTGGCTATTTAGCTGGTATTGTTTTAGTGTTTACTTTTTTTGCGCTAGCTATGTATCAAATCACTTGGAAACAGGCGATAAGTCGATGA
- a CDS encoding polysaccharide biosynthesis/export family protein yields MLLNYRVVSAFLSRTVLFIASSMFVGSIFAQQAPTQEQLQQAQQASQSQRVDLSQYIQSGGNSTGRGGSINLPSDSGPMPAGEEGLPPPYGANLFKGGFETERSDGLNSSYLVAPGDKIAIQMWGTVNSSEVVTVDNQGNIFIPDIGPIKVQDVPASRVNSVVTQGIKSIYTNNVSVYVNLLTATPVSVFVAGPVLRPGQYAGLASDSVLFYLKRAGGIDPHRGSYRNITVMRQGETVLTYDLYDFLKMGKLPAFSFKDEDVIFVGEQGAMVNVEGAARYPFRFELEKSKRSGTALMNYARPLSKTSHVAITGNRESGPISVYLPVNEFDQFTMADGDTVLFNDDIRPQVISVQISGSYEGPSYYAVEKDTRLLDLLSYIEIDPEQANYGSIYIKRESVMEQQKMLINESLDRLERSLFTAPASSSGEASIRAQEAQLVSQFIARARRIEPLGKVIVSENGKVANIRLEQGDEIVIPAQTDLIQIAGEVLMPQAVVYNPEATVSDYIAWAGGFSERADDDRIAIVHANGITSFVSSNAGQHWYSDEQNATLQAGDQILVLPKVDAKIMQSIKDVTQIIYQIAVAANAAS; encoded by the coding sequence ATGTTATTAAATTATCGTGTCGTTTCTGCTTTCCTATCTAGAACAGTACTTTTCATCGCAAGCTCAATGTTTGTAGGTTCCATATTTGCGCAACAAGCACCAACCCAAGAACAACTGCAACAAGCTCAACAGGCTAGCCAAAGTCAACGAGTTGACTTGTCGCAATATATTCAATCAGGTGGCAATAGTACCGGTAGAGGAGGGAGTATCAATTTACCTTCGGATTCTGGCCCTATGCCTGCTGGCGAAGAAGGGCTGCCGCCGCCGTATGGCGCTAACCTGTTCAAAGGTGGTTTTGAAACGGAACGTAGTGATGGATTAAATTCGTCTTATTTAGTTGCCCCTGGCGATAAAATTGCGATTCAAATGTGGGGCACGGTGAACAGTTCAGAAGTGGTTACCGTGGATAATCAAGGCAATATATTCATTCCAGATATCGGCCCGATTAAAGTGCAAGATGTGCCCGCTAGTCGCGTCAACAGCGTAGTGACGCAAGGTATAAAATCAATATACACCAACAACGTGAGTGTGTATGTCAATCTGCTTACGGCAACGCCAGTGAGTGTGTTTGTGGCAGGTCCGGTGCTAAGACCTGGTCAGTACGCCGGTTTGGCGTCAGATTCAGTGTTGTTTTATCTAAAACGAGCCGGTGGTATTGATCCCCATCGCGGTAGTTACCGAAATATTACGGTAATGCGTCAGGGTGAAACGGTGCTAACTTACGATTTATACGACTTCCTAAAAATGGGTAAATTACCTGCATTCTCGTTCAAAGATGAAGATGTGATTTTTGTTGGCGAGCAGGGCGCTATGGTGAACGTAGAAGGCGCGGCTAGATACCCATTTAGATTTGAACTAGAAAAATCAAAGCGCTCTGGCACTGCATTAATGAACTATGCTCGACCATTGTCTAAAACCAGTCATGTAGCGATAACCGGCAATCGTGAATCAGGCCCTATTTCGGTTTACTTGCCAGTTAATGAATTCGACCAGTTCACCATGGCCGATGGTGATACCGTGTTATTTAATGATGACATTAGACCGCAAGTGATCAGCGTGCAAATCTCCGGCAGCTACGAAGGACCTTCTTATTATGCTGTAGAAAAAGATACGCGCTTGTTGGACTTGTTAAGCTACATTGAGATTGACCCAGAACAAGCTAATTATGGTTCTATTTACATTAAGCGTGAAAGCGTGATGGAACAGCAAAAAATGCTGATCAACGAATCTTTAGACCGCCTAGAGCGTAGCTTATTTACAGCGCCCGCATCATCAAGCGGTGAAGCGTCGATCCGCGCACAAGAAGCACAGTTAGTCTCACAGTTTATTGCCCGCGCCAGAAGAATTGAACCGCTTGGTAAAGTGATAGTGTCTGAAAATGGCAAAGTCGCCAATATTCGCCTAGAGCAAGGGGATGAAATTGTTATTCCGGCCCAAACTGACTTGATTCAGATTGCCGGCGAAGTGCTTATGCCGCAAGCTGTGGTTTATAATCCTGAGGCGACAGTATCCGATTACATCGCATGGGCAGGTGGATTTAGCGAACGAGCAGACGATGATCGTATTGCCATAGTTCACGCTAACGGTATCACCAGCTTTGTTTCATCTAATGCAGGGCAACATTGGTACTCCGATGAGCAAAATGCCACTTTACAAGCCGGAGACCAAATTCTGGTGCTGCCTAAGGTTGATGCGAAGATTATGCAATCTATCAAAGATGTCACCCAAATCATCTATCAAATTGCTGTAGCTGCCAATGCTGCAAGCTAA
- a CDS encoding DVU3141 family protein yields the protein MKKLSSFFLLSILLQGCTSIDQPIASRALVEHEFVSDAKPVSSTQQAILSQSSITTNVQIDGKPAVLGKPFFAASGKTCRKVQFMLDGQRVYCKTGDGDWYAVSPVLASYSEATTGGNQ from the coding sequence ATGAAAAAACTGAGTAGTTTCTTTTTACTAAGCATCCTTCTTCAAGGCTGTACTTCGATTGACCAACCCATTGCTAGTCGAGCACTTGTAGAGCATGAATTTGTTTCAGACGCTAAGCCTGTGTCATCTACGCAGCAAGCTATTTTGTCGCAGTCTTCTATAACTACAAATGTGCAAATCGACGGTAAACCTGCGGTTTTAGGCAAACCTTTTTTCGCGGCCAGCGGTAAAACCTGTCGTAAAGTGCAGTTTATGCTTGATGGTCAACGTGTGTATTGTAAAACCGGTGACGGTGATTGGTACGCAGTTAGCCCTGTTTTAGCCAGCTACAGTGAAGCTACAACAGGAGGAAACCAATAA
- the wecA gene encoding UDP-N-acetylglucosamine--undecaprenyl-phosphate N-acetylglucosaminephosphotransferase, with amino-acid sequence MFAYLEFVPLFTAFFVAVILLIVMTPFAHQLGLVDHPTARKQHNGMVPLTGGVAIFGAVLITSILTDVWFKNGSLFFTASFFIILLGMLDDKFDLSAKGRLMCQFGVAAIMAWAAQNYITSLGDIFGFGDTSFGLFGYFFTLICVVGVINAFNMIDGIDGLAGGMSLIVLLAVVFLLLISNNGNAIMAPMMVIAAIVPFMAFNLSWKGFKGNKIFMGDSGSMFVGLTIVWLMVDFTQGAEAAMRPMTAVWIIGLPLMDMAAIMYRRAKKGQSVLKPDRQHLHNIFMRAGFSSRRSLAAILLMGCCYAAVGILCELYEVAEYIMFYGFIVSLFIYSYVIQNIWTILRFVRGKRKIAR; translated from the coding sequence ATGTTTGCCTATTTGGAGTTTGTTCCACTTTTTACTGCGTTTTTTGTAGCGGTAATATTGTTGATTGTAATGACTCCCTTTGCTCATCAACTTGGTTTGGTTGATCATCCTACAGCAAGAAAACAGCACAATGGTATGGTGCCGCTCACCGGCGGTGTGGCCATTTTTGGTGCAGTTTTAATTACTAGCATCTTAACCGATGTCTGGTTTAAGAACGGTTCTCTATTTTTTACCGCATCTTTCTTCATTATTTTGCTTGGTATGCTGGACGACAAGTTCGACTTAAGCGCTAAAGGGCGACTTATGTGTCAGTTTGGTGTGGCCGCAATAATGGCGTGGGCTGCGCAGAATTATATCACCTCGCTAGGCGATATTTTTGGCTTCGGTGACACCTCTTTTGGTTTATTTGGCTATTTCTTCACATTAATTTGTGTGGTTGGTGTTATCAATGCGTTCAATATGATTGACGGTATTGATGGGCTCGCCGGCGGTATGAGCTTGATAGTGCTGCTTGCCGTGGTCTTTTTGTTATTAATTTCCAATAATGGCAACGCCATTATGGCACCTATGATGGTTATTGCTGCCATCGTACCTTTCATGGCATTTAACTTGAGCTGGAAAGGGTTCAAAGGTAATAAAATATTTATGGGTGACAGCGGCAGCATGTTCGTTGGACTAACCATTGTTTGGTTGATGGTCGATTTTACCCAAGGTGCAGAGGCGGCTATGCGTCCAATGACCGCGGTGTGGATTATCGGTTTACCACTAATGGACATGGCTGCAATTATGTACCGACGGGCGAAAAAAGGTCAGTCAGTATTGAAGCCTGACCGCCAACATCTGCACAATATCTTTATGCGAGCCGGCTTCTCTTCGCGTCGCTCGTTAGCCGCAATCTTGCTAATGGGATGTTGTTATGCCGCGGTAGGAATTTTGTGTGAACTGTATGAAGTTGCCGAATATATCATGTTCTATGGTTTCATAGTGTCGCTATTTATATACAGTTACGTAATTCAAAATATCTGGACTATTTTACGCTTTGTTCGTGGTAAACGAAAAATAGCTCGCTAG
- a CDS encoding peptide MFS transporter, with amino-acid sequence MNSKTPDFFGHPGGLQTLFYTEMWERMSYYGMRALLVLFMTASIQEEGMAITVASATAIYGLYTGAVYFMGLPGGWIADRLIGSQKAVWYGGIVIMCGHIVLAIPASWSFFIGLILVVIGTGLLKPNVGILVGQLYAPEDQRRDAGYTIYYMGINLGSLIGYFVCGWLQVNAGYHYAFGAAAVGMAIGLLQYRATIGRLGGVGAEPLLKMTPSGEKKSWTVIAVFLVGIAVLTFAMMTGMLSIDPVTLAQYVAVAITVVFLAYYAGIYAFGNLSSDEKRTLGALFVVCLASIFFWSGFEQAGSSLNLFGRDYTERMIGSFEIPPAWFQSANSFFIITLSPFFAALWVNLGKRMITPSYGIKCAIGLVIMATGFIVMFFAAQIAASGLKAAPYFLVATYFLHTVGELCLSPVALAAVSKLSPKRFAGQMMGVFVLTYSIGNVTAGLLAGGLDPDNLSDMPNLFWGIGQITVAAALVVGLLTLKTRKWEKLAEKKTFNHDEEKPTIL; translated from the coding sequence ATGAATTCAAAAACACCCGATTTTTTCGGTCACCCAGGTGGCCTACAAACACTATTTTATACTGAAATGTGGGAACGAATGAGCTACTACGGCATGCGTGCTTTGTTAGTTTTGTTCATGACCGCCAGTATTCAAGAAGAAGGAATGGCAATTACAGTGGCATCCGCTACTGCAATATATGGATTGTACACAGGTGCAGTGTATTTCATGGGTTTACCCGGCGGTTGGATAGCCGACCGACTAATAGGCAGCCAAAAAGCAGTTTGGTACGGTGGTATCGTGATCATGTGTGGTCACATTGTGCTTGCCATTCCAGCCAGCTGGAGTTTCTTTATTGGTTTAATCCTAGTGGTGATAGGAACTGGACTGTTAAAACCCAATGTAGGTATTTTGGTTGGTCAGCTTTATGCCCCTGAAGATCAAAGACGTGATGCGGGATATACCATTTATTACATGGGCATCAATCTAGGTTCGTTAATTGGTTATTTTGTTTGTGGTTGGTTGCAGGTCAATGCAGGCTACCATTACGCTTTCGGTGCTGCTGCCGTAGGTATGGCAATTGGTCTACTGCAATATCGTGCCACCATAGGCCGATTAGGTGGCGTAGGCGCTGAACCTCTGCTTAAAATGACACCATCTGGGGAAAAGAAAAGCTGGACAGTAATCGCTGTGTTTTTAGTGGGTATTGCAGTGTTAACGTTTGCAATGATGACGGGAATGCTGAGTATTGACCCGGTCACCCTTGCTCAATATGTAGCAGTAGCCATTACGGTTGTCTTCTTAGCTTATTACGCTGGCATCTATGCGTTTGGTAACTTGTCATCAGACGAAAAACGAACCTTAGGTGCGCTCTTTGTGGTGTGTTTAGCCTCAATATTCTTCTGGTCCGGCTTTGAACAAGCAGGCTCTTCATTAAACTTATTCGGTCGTGACTACACAGAACGCATGATAGGTTCATTTGAGATCCCACCAGCTTGGTTCCAATCCGCTAATTCATTTTTCATCATTACTTTATCCCCGTTCTTTGCCGCCCTATGGGTGAATCTGGGTAAGCGCATGATAACGCCTTCATACGGAATCAAGTGCGCCATTGGTTTGGTGATCATGGCCACTGGCTTTATCGTAATGTTCTTTGCTGCACAAATTGCCGCAAGTGGCTTAAAAGCGGCGCCTTATTTCTTGGTTGCTACTTACTTTTTGCATACAGTGGGCGAGCTTTGTTTAAGCCCAGTCGCGCTGGCTGCTGTGAGTAAATTGTCGCCTAAACGTTTTGCCGGTCAGATGATGGGCGTGTTTGTACTTACTTACTCAATCGGTAATGTGACAGCGGGTTTATTAGCCGGTGGACTAGACCCAGATAATTTGAGTGATATGCCAAATCTGTTTTGGGGTATTGGACAAATTACCGTAGCCGCAGCGCTTGTTGTTGGGCTATTAACCCTGAAAACACGTAAGTGGGAAAAGTTAGCTGAAAAGAAAACCTTTAATCACGACGAAGAAAAGCCAACGATTTTGTAG
- a CDS encoding DUF6170 family protein: MKFYFSTRQIPQLQNLSLKERFVEIRAAESKLTAPEKLFLNVIKLLIMVPFFVFVLRTFQDWSSLLWAALIIIAYPLILKPFQYSLSAKYLKQPDDSQIKE, encoded by the coding sequence TTGAAATTCTATTTTTCGACACGTCAAATTCCTCAACTACAAAACTTAAGCCTTAAAGAGCGCTTTGTAGAAATTCGTGCAGCTGAAAGCAAGCTGACTGCGCCTGAGAAGTTATTTCTTAACGTTATAAAACTGCTTATTATGGTGCCTTTTTTTGTTTTTGTACTGCGCACTTTTCAAGATTGGTCTTCGTTACTTTGGGCCGCACTGATAATCATTGCTTACCCACTAATTTTGAAGCCCTTTCAATACAGCTTATCGGCGAAATATTTAAAACAACCTGATGATTCACAAATAAAGGAATAA
- the galE gene encoding UDP-glucose 4-epimerase GalE encodes MSTILVTGGAGYIGSHTVLQLLENGDQVVVLDNLCNSSPESLKRVSELTGKEIAFVEGDIQDSNILDKVFTENKIDSVIHFAGLKAVGESVEKPLLYYRNNVYGTLNLCEAMAKHNVKNIVFSSSATVYGDPTTLPLHENLPTGQPTNPYGQSKLMVELVLQDLFKSDNSWNIAILRYFNPAGAHPSGRIGEDPNGIPNNLMPFITQVATKKREALSVFGDDYDTPDGTGVRDYIHVEDLANGHLKALDKLTQNAGLVTYNLGTGQGYSVLDMVKEFEKQSGQSIPYNIVPRRSGDVAACYADPKLAKEELNWTAKKGLAEMCRDSWNWQSNNPNGFK; translated from the coding sequence ATGTCTACTATACTCGTTACTGGCGGTGCTGGTTATATCGGCAGCCACACAGTGTTGCAATTATTGGAAAATGGCGATCAAGTCGTAGTGCTAGATAACCTATGTAACTCTTCTCCAGAATCCTTAAAAAGAGTATCTGAATTAACCGGGAAAGAAATAGCGTTTGTAGAAGGTGATATTCAGGATTCAAACATTCTTGATAAGGTATTCACTGAAAATAAGATTGACTCTGTTATCCATTTCGCAGGGTTAAAAGCCGTTGGCGAGTCGGTTGAAAAACCATTACTTTATTATCGAAATAATGTGTATGGCACACTGAATTTGTGTGAAGCCATGGCCAAACATAATGTCAAAAATATTGTGTTTAGTTCATCTGCCACCGTATACGGCGACCCAACTACCCTGCCGCTGCATGAAAACTTGCCAACCGGTCAGCCGACAAATCCTTATGGCCAATCTAAACTGATGGTTGAATTGGTATTGCAAGATTTGTTTAAGTCAGACAACAGTTGGAATATTGCAATCTTGCGCTACTTCAACCCAGCAGGCGCTCATCCATCAGGCCGAATAGGCGAAGATCCTAATGGTATTCCGAATAATTTAATGCCGTTCATCACGCAAGTTGCCACTAAAAAACGCGAAGCATTATCGGTTTTTGGTGACGATTATGACACCCCAGATGGCACCGGTGTGCGCGATTATATTCACGTTGAAGATTTGGCCAATGGCCATTTAAAGGCGCTGGATAAACTCACTCAAAACGCAGGATTAGTGACCTATAATTTGGGAACTGGCCAAGGTTATAGCGTGTTGGATATGGTTAAAGAATTCGAGAAACAAAGTGGACAGTCCATTCCGTACAATATTGTGCCCAGACGCAGTGGCGATGTAGCAGCTTGTTATGCCGATCCAAAGTTGGCCAAAGAAGAACTAAACTGGACCGCAAAAAAAGGCCTAGCGGAAATGTGTCGCGACTCATGGAATTGGCAATCCAATAATCCCAACGGATTTAAATAA